The genomic stretch ATGGGTATCAATGATTGTTCCATCTGACTTATCTAGTGAACCGTACCATGCAGAACTGAAATTATATTCCACACCGATTTTCCAATGAGGAACATTATAAGTCAGTTCGGCACTGGCACTGATCAATTGATCTACATTTGTACCTGTGCCATACATTTTGGTAACCTCATCGTTGGTGCCTAAATTTTTCATGTAACCAAAGAAAACAGCCGGTTTCCATTTTTTGCCATACACAATGTTCAACCAAGAACTGGAGTTGCGGTTGGGGGAATATTCTTGTTCACCTGTTCGTTGGTCTATTGATTTTATGCCATAGCCTCCCAACATAGAAACCTGTGTAAGATTGGAACCTAATATGCTTTTGGCAGCTATATACCATACAGGTGAAGTATATTTCATGTGAACTTCATAAGACAGAGAAGTGATACGTTCATCTACTTTATACACTTTATCCTCTACCACAGACTGAGTACGGGGTTTTAATGAAACCATTTCAATACCTGCACCTACCAACCAGTTGTTACCTTTGTAATCTGCACCGATATAGACTTCCGGGATACAGCTTTCTTTGATGTATTTCTGGCTCTTGCCATCAGGGCCTTGTGACAGATATTGAGATTGCCAGATCGCTGCACCTGTCAACTGTATATCACCTGTCTTGTAGCGGAAACGTATTTGCGGAGCACGGCTGAACGGTTGGAAAGGAGCTCCCATATTCAGATTCAGGATTTGTGGGGCGACGTCACCATACAGCGGATGCCAGGTTTGACCCAACAGCAAGGACGGTTTTCCCCAGTCTAAGTTCAAATATGCATGGCGCAGGCGAACGGTAGAGAAAGTGGTTCCTGAACCGCGAAAGTCCATTTCCACTTTAGCCGAGGTTTTTGCCCTGCCCAGTTTAGGGCCTTGAACGTCGACTCCCAGACGAGTGTACAAGGTATAGAAGCTTCCATTGGCTGTTGCATTCAGGTCTTTTCCGTCTGTATCATATATTTTGTCTTTGGGATACATATAGAAAAGTCCGTCCACAGTTTCTTCGTTGGCACGGCTATTGTAATAAAGATCGGTGCGAACTTGTCCGTAAAACTTATAACTGAAATCTTTGTTTTGGGCAAAACTGCTTGCCGATAGCAGTAAAAGTGTGAATAAGAATGAATATTTTCTCATGATTTAAAGGGTTGTTATAAACATTCGGCAAAATTACATAATTTATTTGAAAAAGGCTGTGTGGTTCCTCATAAAAGTGTCATATCGCGCTTGGATGGAACAGCCTGCATTGAATTGCACAAAAGAAACTGTCCGAAAGCAAAAGATAGCTTCCGGACAGTTGTTTATTTTACTTCTTTCGTGGAATTAATAGATTTCTATTTCATCCAATGCCATTGTACTGGGCACTTCGCTCTTATCATGCGGACTATAGCAATCAATACCATTACGTATTTTGCCTCCGCTTGTAAATTCTATTTTCACCTTTACAGCTTCTTGTGCCGGGAACTCTATTTCTTCATCGAATCCTTTGAAGGTGTTTTCTTTGATGTCATAGGTAAATTCCTTTTCGGCCACTTTCTCGAATTTATTGCCTGAGGCGGAAACATACACCACAGCTTTGCTTACCGGTAATATATTGCCGGCTGCATTATAAAGCGTACCAAATCTGATTTTACTGATTGTAGCTTTATCAAAGTCTGCCACGAAGGTCACTTTATCATTATTGTCCGGGCGGATACCTACCCATGGAGTGGAAGAGGCATTGTTCCCACGTTTTCCGTTGGTTAGTCCTAAAGTCACCGTATCGGCCCCTAATATGTCATTTTCTCCTAAAATATCCCCCTTCATTCCTTTGGGTTCCGGAGTTATTTCATATTTCTTTCCACTGATTAAATTCTTGTAAAGTTGTTTATGGGTAACTTTACCAATCTGCTTACCGTCAACAAAGGCGGCGGCTTTCAAGTCGTAAGTACCTTCCAATGGGAATGGATGGCTATATAAGCTGGCATTTACAGACGGTTCCTCACCGTGGATTGTATAATAGATTTGTGCTCCCGGATAGAATGTTTCCAGTTCTACATTCAGTACTCCTTCTTTAGTGGAACGGGTATTAATGTTTACATCAAAGAAGTTGAGGCATGGTTTTACCCCCATTATTTCCAGACGTTTGAAATCTTCTACCATGCGGCTGCAGAATGAAGTGAAATTCTTCTCCTTCATCGGAGTCCATCCGGTCTCGGCTATGGCGATTAAACGTGGGAAGATTTGATAGTCACGATTGTCTTCGGTTGGCATATATTCAGCCCAGCAATTAGCTTGTACGCCTATGATGTGTTGTTTTACCAGACTGTCTGCATCAGCCGGTACAGGATTGTAACTATATGTTTTCTTCAATGTGTTATACCCACCGATAGTGACAGGGGCTATTTCCGGTTCTTCTTGATAATGATCAAGATAAGCGTAAGGATTGGGAGTCATGATGGCATCATGCCCGGCTTTGGCTGCGGTCATTCCGCCTTCCACACCACGCCATGACATTACTGTGGCGTTGGGAGCAAGCCCGCCTTCCAGAATTTCATCCCAACCGATGATGTTGCGTCCTTTGCTGTTCAGGTATTTTTCCGCACGGTTTACGATATAGCTTTGTAACTTCTCTTCTTTGGTATGCTTTCTGCCGTCTACGGGATTAGGAGTGACATCATCTTTAAGCCCTAGGTCTCGTATCAGTTTTTGGCAATGGGAACAATGTTCCCATGCGTATTTGGGGCATTCGTCACCACCTATATGTATATAAGAACTTGGGAATAATTCCACCACTTCGTCCATGACTCCTTCCATAAATTGAAAGAAAGTGTCGGTAGGGCAGAATACCTGGTCAAACACACCCCACAGTTTGCAAACTTCGTAGGTGCTGTCCGGAGTACAGGATAATTCGGGGTAAGAGGCAATGGCTGCCAAGGCATGTCCCGGTAGCTCTATTTCCGGAATGACGGTGATATATTTGCTTTGGGCGTATGCTACCACTTCTTTAATTTCTTCTTGTGTATAGTAACCTCCATGAGGTTTGCCGTCATATTTAAACGGGTAGTGGGTATAGAAATAATCCACCATGGTTTCTGAACGTTGGGAACCGATTTCGGTCAGTTTGGGATACTTTTTGATTTCGATTCTCCAGCCTTGGTCATCCGTAAGATGCCAGTGGAAGGTATTCATCTTATGTACGGCCAATACATCAATGAATTTTTTGATGTAATCTATCGATGCAAAATGACGGCATACATCCAGCATTGCTCCGCGATATCGGAACGCCGGAGTATCTTCTATCTCGACGCAAGGTACGCTCCATTCGGCATTGCGTGCTCTTTCCTTGCTATAAATAGCTACCGGCAACAGTTGATACAGAGTTTGCAGTCCGTAATAAAATCCGTTAGGTGTTGATGCTGTAATCTTTATCTGTTGGGGGGTGACTGATAATTTGTAGGCTTCTTTCTCCATATCCGGAATGCTGTCAAAAACAATGGTGGGTACATTTTCATGTAATTCACCACCCGGTTTCAATTTGATACCGGCTACATCCAATACGGTAGTTGATAGACTGGAAGCGATATTTTTCACTTCTTGTGAGGCGTTCACAACGACAGGAACATCGCTGTTCAGATAAAAACGTCCCGGCTGCTCATTCATAGTAACAGGCAGCGGAACTACATTGTACTCATTGATTACTTCTTTCATTTGGCACCCACACGTTAATAGCCCAACGAAAAATACTAGCAGACTCTTTTTTTTCATAATATATCTGTGCTAAGTTTTTAAATAAAGGGGGTATAGAAATTCTTTGCGGACAAAAATAGCAATAAAAACGGAATAAACATGTTTTTCAGAGAGATTAATATGTTTACAATATAAAAATATTTTTCACAGATTTGTTTCTTTATTGCTAATAGAATGTTATCTTTGTCCGAGTTAACCAATTTATTAATCTGACACACATGACAGCAAATACCCCCAAACGATTGCTCGCTCTTGACATTTTGAGAGGCATCACCATTGCAGGCATGATTCTTGTGAATAACCCCGGTTCGTGGGGGTATGTGTATGCTCCGCTGGAGCATGCCGCCTTTAACGGATTGACCCCCACCGATCTCGTTTTCCCTTTTTTTATGTTCATTATGGGAATCTCGACTTATATTTCTTTGCGGAAATATAATTTTACTTATTCACATGCCACGTTGCGTAAAATAATGAAGCGTACAGTCATTATTTTTTGTATCGGTCTATTGTTGAATCTTTTAGCTAAGTCTGTTTTTACACATCATCTGAATTTTGAAGAATGGCGCTATCTGGGAGTCATGCAACGGCTCGCTATAGGATACGGTGTGACCAGTCTGGTTGCTATAACGGTGAAGCATAAATATTTTCCTGCTATCATTTTGGTGACTTTGGCCGCTTATTTTCTTTTATTGGCTACGGGAGACGGCTTCAATCAGTCGGAAACCAATGTTGTGGCTCGTTTTGACGCATGGGCATTGGGCACATCCCATATGTACCATGAGGGCGGAATGGCGTTTGATCCGGAAGGGCTGCTGAGTACTGTTCCTGCGGTGTGCCATGTGATGGTAGGATTTTATTGTGGAAAGTTGTTGCTTTCCGCTAAAGATAATGCCGAAAAGATACAGCGGTTGTTTCTGATAGGAACTATACTTACATTTGCCGGCTTTCTGTTAAGTTATGGCTGCCCTATTAATAAAAAAGTGTGGTCGCCTACTTTTGTTATTATAACTTGTGGATTGGCGTCCAGTTTTTTGGCTCTGCTCATTTGGATTATTGATATGAAAGGATATCAGAACTGGTGTGCTTTTTTCCGGTCATTCGGAGTGAATCCTTTGTTTATTTATGTGTTTGCGGAAACAATGGGAATCGCATTGGGTGCTACGGGCGTGAGTGCCTTTATTTATGAAAAGATGCTGGCTCCGGCATTGGGGGATTATCCCAGCTCATTAGTCTATGCTTTGATCTATATTATATTCTGTTGGAGCATTGTTCATATTTTATATAAAAAAGGCATCTATATCAAGATTTAGAAACGGAT from Phocaeicola dorei encodes the following:
- a CDS encoding beta-N-acetylhexosaminidase, which encodes MKKKSLLVFFVGLLTCGCQMKEVINEYNVVPLPVTMNEQPGRFYLNSDVPVVVNASQEVKNIASSLSTTVLDVAGIKLKPGGELHENVPTIVFDSIPDMEKEAYKLSVTPQQIKITASTPNGFYYGLQTLYQLLPVAIYSKERARNAEWSVPCVEIEDTPAFRYRGAMLDVCRHFASIDYIKKFIDVLAVHKMNTFHWHLTDDQGWRIEIKKYPKLTEIGSQRSETMVDYFYTHYPFKYDGKPHGGYYTQEEIKEVVAYAQSKYITVIPEIELPGHALAAIASYPELSCTPDSTYEVCKLWGVFDQVFCPTDTFFQFMEGVMDEVVELFPSSYIHIGGDECPKYAWEHCSHCQKLIRDLGLKDDVTPNPVDGRKHTKEEKLQSYIVNRAEKYLNSKGRNIIGWDEILEGGLAPNATVMSWRGVEGGMTAAKAGHDAIMTPNPYAYLDHYQEEPEIAPVTIGGYNTLKKTYSYNPVPADADSLVKQHIIGVQANCWAEYMPTEDNRDYQIFPRLIAIAETGWTPMKEKNFTSFCSRMVEDFKRLEIMGVKPCLNFFDVNINTRSTKEGVLNVELETFYPGAQIYYTIHGEEPSVNASLYSHPFPLEGTYDLKAAAFVDGKQIGKVTHKQLYKNLISGKKYEITPEPKGMKGDILGENDILGADTVTLGLTNGKRGNNASSTPWVGIRPDNNDKVTFVADFDKATISKIRFGTLYNAAGNILPVSKAVVYVSASGNKFEKVAEKEFTYDIKENTFKGFDEEIEFPAQEAVKVKIEFTSGGKIRNGIDCYSPHDKSEVPSTMALDEIEIY
- a CDS encoding acyltransferase family protein, giving the protein MTANTPKRLLALDILRGITIAGMILVNNPGSWGYVYAPLEHAAFNGLTPTDLVFPFFMFIMGISTYISLRKYNFTYSHATLRKIMKRTVIIFCIGLLLNLLAKSVFTHHLNFEEWRYLGVMQRLAIGYGVTSLVAITVKHKYFPAIILVTLAAYFLLLATGDGFNQSETNVVARFDAWALGTSHMYHEGGMAFDPEGLLSTVPAVCHVMVGFYCGKLLLSAKDNAEKIQRLFLIGTILTFAGFLLSYGCPINKKVWSPTFVIITCGLASSFLALLIWIIDMKGYQNWCAFFRSFGVNPLFIYVFAETMGIALGATGVSAFIYEKMLAPALGDYPSSLVYALIYIIFCWSIVHILYKKGIYIKI